A genomic segment from Flavobacterium sp. 9R encodes:
- a CDS encoding arabinan endo-1,5-alpha-L-arabinosidase, with protein MKKVNKIAFIILFGFLVTNCQNEEINSPTSQSEAIVPNPKAPNQNLTAKTVSGTVPSHDPSTIVKSGVNYYVFTTGDNIPMTYSTNLTNWTWGTSVFTSTPSWITSYVPGFTKTFWAPDVAWFNNRWNMYYSCSTFGSATSAIGLVTAPSISQSAGTKWTDRGMVVASSSSSDVNAIDPSILVDGSNVYMAYGSWHAGIGVIQINPSTGKTTGSRTIVAGGNGASWEAPCLIKEGSYYYLFVNRGSCCNGVNSTYYIVVGRSTSPFGPFVDKNGVSLKNGGGTTVLATQGNYIGPGHLSRIVGTQKGSVHYYDGADSGNPKLEIVYFTWSGGWPTLSY; from the coding sequence ATGAAAAAAGTAAACAAAATTGCATTCATTATCCTATTTGGATTTTTAGTAACCAATTGCCAAAACGAAGAAATAAATTCACCAACATCCCAAAGTGAAGCCATTGTACCAAATCCAAAAGCACCAAATCAAAACCTAACAGCCAAAACAGTTAGCGGAACGGTGCCCTCACACGACCCAAGTACCATCGTAAAAAGCGGGGTAAATTATTATGTGTTTACTACAGGAGACAACATTCCTATGACCTACTCTACCAATTTAACCAATTGGACATGGGGAACTTCTGTTTTTACGAGTACTCCAAGTTGGATTACAAGCTATGTTCCAGGATTTACCAAAACTTTTTGGGCTCCCGATGTTGCTTGGTTTAATAACCGTTGGAACATGTACTATTCGTGCTCTACATTTGGTTCAGCCACTTCAGCAATCGGATTAGTAACAGCGCCTTCTATTTCACAAAGTGCTGGAACAAAATGGACCGATAGAGGTATGGTGGTTGCTTCTTCCTCTTCTTCGGATGTCAATGCAATAGATCCATCGATTTTAGTAGATGGTTCAAATGTGTATATGGCTTATGGTTCATGGCATGCGGGTATTGGAGTGATTCAAATTAATCCTTCGACAGGTAAAACAACTGGTAGCAGAACAATTGTTGCAGGAGGAAACGGTGCCAGCTGGGAAGCTCCTTGCTTAATCAAAGAAGGAAGTTATTATTATTTATTTGTAAATAGAGGTTCATGCTGTAACGGAGTAAACAGCACTTACTACATTGTTGTAGGCCGTTCTACGAGTCCATTTGGCCCATTTGTTGACAAAAATGGAGTCTCTTTAAAAAACGGAGGCGGCACTACTGTTTTAGCCACTCAAGGCAATTATATTGGCCCAGGTCATTTGTCTAGAATTGTTGGAACTCAAAAAGGCTCAGTTCATTATTACGATGGTGCAGACAGCGGAAATCCAAAACTTGAAATTGTTTATTTTACTTGGTCAGGAGGTTGGCCAACACTTTCTTATTAA
- a CDS encoding alpha-N-arabinofuranosidase — protein sequence MKKSLVLLFALTLSSSFVLAQNKVTVVTLQNTKESPTISKHIYGHFAEHLGRSIYGGFFVGDTSKIPNTNGVRNDIIKALKELQIPNLRWPGGCFADTYHWKDGIGPKEQRPTIVNKWWGGTTEDNSFGTHDFLNLCEALGAEPYLSGNVGSGTVQELADWVQYTNFSGKSPMSDLRQKNGRTAPWKVKFWGIGNEAWGCGGNMTAEYYAGEYRKYATFMSDWENTGGITRIASGSNSADYNWTEVLMKNIPLNMLGGVGVHHYAVIDWNKKGDGVDFTENQYFQTMKSALKMEELVTKHGAIMDKYDPEKKVAIMVDEWGAWYEVEKGTNPGFLYQQNTMRDAVLAGATLNIFNNHADRVRMANLAQCVNVLQAVILTDKAKMILTPTYHVMKMYSVHQEAKLIPVTFQSPNYTFNGESLPAVSVSASKNNNGTIHISLVNLDTKNKNTIEIAVNELGVKNFTGTILSSAKLQDYNSFDTPNKITTNTFKGFENKNGKLQITIPPFAVVVLEGK from the coding sequence ATGAAAAAATCATTAGTACTACTTTTTGCCCTTACCCTATCTAGTTCCTTTGTTTTGGCACAAAATAAAGTGACTGTCGTTACATTACAAAACACCAAAGAATCACCTACAATTAGCAAACACATTTATGGTCATTTTGCAGAGCACCTAGGACGATCCATTTATGGTGGTTTTTTTGTTGGCGACACGTCCAAAATACCAAATACTAACGGAGTTAGAAATGATATTATAAAAGCCTTAAAAGAACTTCAAATTCCAAATTTAAGATGGCCTGGCGGTTGTTTTGCTGATACCTACCACTGGAAAGATGGTATTGGTCCAAAAGAACAAAGACCTACCATTGTTAATAAATGGTGGGGAGGCACTACCGAAGACAATAGCTTTGGAACTCACGATTTCCTCAACCTATGTGAAGCACTTGGAGCAGAACCCTATCTTTCTGGTAATGTAGGAAGTGGTACTGTCCAAGAATTAGCAGATTGGGTACAATACACCAACTTTAGCGGAAAAAGCCCGATGAGTGATTTGCGTCAAAAAAATGGTAGAACAGCCCCTTGGAAAGTTAAATTTTGGGGAATAGGTAATGAAGCATGGGGTTGTGGTGGTAATATGACCGCTGAATATTATGCAGGTGAATATAGAAAGTATGCCACCTTTATGTCTGATTGGGAAAATACTGGAGGCATTACACGTATTGCCTCTGGCTCCAATAGTGCCGATTATAATTGGACTGAAGTTTTAATGAAAAACATCCCACTGAATATGCTTGGCGGAGTAGGTGTTCATCACTATGCAGTAATCGATTGGAATAAAAAAGGAGACGGTGTTGATTTTACAGAAAATCAATATTTCCAAACCATGAAATCGGCACTAAAAATGGAAGAATTAGTGACCAAACATGGCGCTATTATGGACAAATACGATCCTGAGAAAAAAGTAGCCATTATGGTTGATGAGTGGGGAGCTTGGTACGAGGTAGAAAAAGGAACCAATCCTGGATTCTTGTACCAACAAAACACAATGCGAGATGCTGTTTTAGCTGGAGCTACCCTTAATATTTTTAACAATCATGCCGATAGAGTACGTATGGCCAACTTAGCCCAATGTGTCAATGTATTACAAGCTGTGATCCTAACAGATAAGGCCAAAATGATTTTAACGCCTACCTATCACGTAATGAAAATGTATAGCGTACACCAAGAAGCTAAATTGATACCTGTAACATTTCAATCACCAAACTATACTTTCAATGGAGAATCCCTTCCTGCAGTATCCGTATCGGCTTCAAAAAACAACAACGGTACTATTCATATTTCGCTAGTAAATCTAGACACTAAGAACAAAAATACCATTGAAATTGCAGTAAATGAACTTGGAGTAAAAAACTTCACAGGAACGATACTAAGCTCCGCTAAATTACAAGACTATAACAGTTTTGATACTCCAAATAAAATTACTACCAATACATTCAAAGGGTTCGAAAACAAAAATGGAAAACTTCAAATCACCATTCCTCCATTCGCTGTAGTGGTTTTAGAAGGAAAATAA